Proteins encoded within one genomic window of Solenopsis invicta isolate M01_SB chromosome 10, UNIL_Sinv_3.0, whole genome shotgun sequence:
- the LOC105197074 gene encoding ADP-ribosylation factor-like protein 6-interacting protein 1 codes for MTDDGTVEKEKHMKQLKRKMECWREIILPLNSILLWERSWHPGLIVGLVTVIFCAIWILEPALLTMISLCLLVFALVDYFVPILTSILCNAQSWTGQKEKKLIEICQNLSATILQVQGAWASISKYRNDRPNLYYSATIVFLVLFAWIGNTVNNLLLLYVIVIAVLLTPGFRHKGRARWGVKYVYDHLIRRHLS; via the exons ATGACGGATGACGGGACGGTCGAGAAG GAAAAACACATGAAGCAGCTGAAGCGGAAGATGGAGTGCTGGCGGGAGATAATTCTGCCTTTGAATTCTATCCTCTTGTGGGAACGTAGCTGGCATCCCGGCCTGATTGTCGGACTTGTCACAGTGATATTCTG TGCTATATGGATTTTAGAACCAGCCTTGCTAACGATGATATCTTTATGCCTATTGGTATTCGCTCTCGTCGATTACTTTGTACCAATTTTAACTTCAATCTTGTGCAACGCACAAAGTTGGACTGgacaaaaagagaagaaattgaTTGAGATTTGTCAAAATCTCTCTGCCACCATATTGCAAGTGCAAGGTGCATGGGCTTCCATCTCGAAATATCGGAACGATCGCCCTAATCTT TATTACAGCGCAACAATTGTCTTTCTCGTGCTCTTCGCATGGATCGGTAACACGGTCAACAATTTGCTTTTGCTTTATGTCATAG tgatTGCAGTCCTTCTCACGCCAGGATTCAGACATAAAGGACGAGCGCGTTGGGGCgtgaaatatgtatatgatcACTTAATTCGCCGTCATTTATCATAA
- the LOC105197073 gene encoding ubiquitin-conjugating enzyme E2 S, with product MAAAAVSSNVENLSPQIIRRVAKEMAELIAQTPEGIRVILNEADVTDIQAVIEGPAGTPYAGGYFRVKLVLGKDFPQGPPKAYFLTKIFHPNVAKNGEICVNTLKKDWKPDLGIQHILLTVKCLLIVPNPESALNEEAGKLLLESHDEYAERAKMITEIHAQGGGKGSKAGLESCASSETGGPLPKKHASDKKLTAEKKKMLKDKKRTLKRL from the exons ATGGCTGCTGCCGCCGTGAGCTCG AATGTGGAAAATCTGTCGCCGCAGATCATCCGCCGGGTGGCCAAAGAGATGGCAGAGCTGATCGCACAAACACCCGAGGGTATTCGTGTCATTTTGAACGAGGCCGACGTCACCGATATACAGGCCGTTATCGAGGGCCCAG cgGGGACTCCATATGCCGGTGGTTACTTTAGAGTGAAATTAGTTCTTGGAAAAGACTTTCCACAAGGACCACCAAAAGCTTACTTCCTCACAAAGATTTTTCACCCTAATGTAGCGAAAAATGGCGAAATATGTGTTAATACTTTAAAGAAAGATTGGAAACCGGATCTTGGAATACAACATATCTTATTG aCTGTAAAATGTCTGCTGATAGTGCCAAATCCGGAATCCGCTTTAAACGAGGAAGCTGGCAAATTGCTTTTAGAAAGTCACGACGAGTATGCGGAGCGAGCGAAAATGATCACAGAGATACACGCACAG GGAGGTGGGAAAGGTAGCAAAGCTGGTCTGGAGAGTTGCGCTTCTTCGGAAACTGGAGGACCTCTTCCAAAGAAGCATGCAAGTGACAAGAAGCTAACagcagaaaagaaaaaaatgttaaaagataaGAAGAGAACGCTGAAGAGATTATaa
- the LOC105197072 gene encoding THO complex subunit 4, translating to MKMVDKIEMSLDDIIKQTKGSRARGSGGGGGRRGRGAGSSPRRGARRPQRPSGGVMRGRSRGGIARSSLPYTRGDVNSAWKHDMFDGVKKVGRGAIGNAGTTKLLVSNLDFGVSDSDIQELFSEFGPLKSAAVHYDRSGRSLGSADVIFERRADAIKAMKQYHGVPLDGREMNIQVATSELPVTSVRGGPRLSSVNYTQRPQTRFRGNRGTGSIRGRGSGGRRGGRGGTRQVTKTPTAEELDAELEAYVKEVK from the exons ATGAAGATGGTGGATAAGATTGAAATGAGCCTGGACGACATTATCAAACAGACCAAAGGGTCCAGGGCGCgtggcagcggcggtggcggtggtagACGCGGTAGAGGCGCCGGCAGTTCACCCCGTCGAGGAGCACGCAGACCACAGAGACCCAGCGGTGGCGTCATGCGAGGACGCAGCCGCGGTGGTATTGCACGCAGTTCTCTACCGTACACGAGG ggCGATGTAAACAGTGCTTGGAAACATGACATGTTTGATGGTGTAAAAAAAGTTGGTCGTGGTGCAATAGGCAATGCAGGAACAACTAAACTTTTGGTGTCAAATCTTGATTTTGGTGTATCAGATTCAGATATACAg GAATTATTCAGTGAGTTTGGACCTTTAAAATCAGCAGCAGTACATTATGATAGATCGGGTCGATCTTTAGGCTCTGCTGATGTTATATTTGAAAGACGGGCAGATGCTATCAAAGCAATGAAACAGTATCATGGAGTACCACTAGAtg GTCGTGAAATGAACATACAAGTAGCTACATCTGAATTACCAGTCACTTCTGTCCGTGGTGGTCCGAGACTTAGCAGTGTTAATTATACACAAAGACCTCAGACACGCTTTAGAGGAAATCGTGGTACAGGATCTATTAGag GTCGTGGAAGTGGTGGTCGGCGCGGAGGCAGAGGAGGCACTCGACAAGTGACAAAAACACCTACAGCTGAGGAATTGGATGCAGAACTCGAAGCTTATGTGAAGGAAGTCAAGTAA
- the LOC105197069 gene encoding antifreeze protein Maxi, with translation MKILLIFLACVTLTYCAKTKSKKQIHDQEIDGYEFAEYASHDEPALIDSNTRYVEAAPVIAVAATGHRQSHLQPGYSVGGPLANIATGAANQARTQLNRQPAAAGQAAYVAKNTLAQAAAQSAATAAAALAGKQIIVLGLEQQSRDAHLAVASEQRQLQQATRAATAARNSAQQAMHQVQVITTALNAAQATAQHASQAASEAAAQQAAQTTMVGQAKVRAETIDEQLAAARLDFQTTQSAALKAADAAQTAQNNAAAAAAHAADTAAAAAAADHPASLHEAEVEYSLVNALPVEAYEFKSYHL, from the exons ATGAAGATTCTGTTGATATTTTTGGCTTGCGTGACTCTCACGTACTGCGCCAAAACTAAATCCAAGAAGCAGATTCACGATCAAGAAATTGATGGTTATGAGTTTGCAGAGTACGCAAGTCACGATGAACCTGCGTTGATCGACTCGAATACTCGTTATGTTGAAGCTGCGCCGGTCATAGCAGTCGCTGCGACTGGTCATCGTCAGAGTCATCTTCAGCCTGGTTACAGCGTGGGTGGACCGTTAGCCAATATAGCTACAG GAGCCGCTAATCAGGCACGTACACAATTGAATCGGCAACCAGCGGCCGCTGGACAGGCAGCATACGTAGCCAAAAACACTTTAGCTCAAGCGGCAGCGCAATCCGCGGCGACAGCCGCTGCAGCCTTGGCTGGCAAGCAGATTATCGTGTTGGGCCTAGAACAGCAGTCGAGGGACGCGCATCTTGCGGTGGCCAGTGAACAGCGACAATTGCAACAGGCTACACGAGCGGCCACAGCCGCGAGAAATTCAGCGCAACAGGCAATGCACCAAGTGCAGGTGATCACCACGGCATTGAATGCAGCGCAAGCAACTGCTCAACATGCTTCTCAAGCGGCATCCGAAGCCGCAGCTCAGCAGGCAGCGCAAACGACGATGGTAGGCCAAGCTAAAGTACGTGCCGAAACGATCGACGAACAACTTGCGGCAGCACGCTTGGACTTCCAGACGACGCAATCCGCAGCGCTGAAAGCCGCTGACGCTGCTCAAACCGCACAGAACAATGCCGCAGCCGCGGCTGCGCATGCGGCTGATACTGCAGCTGCAGCTGCAGCGGCTGACCACCCAGCCTCTTTGCATGAAGCTGAAGTCGAGTATAGTCTAGTGAACGCCCTGCCTGTAGAAGCTTACGAATTTAAGAGTTATCACCTTtaa
- the LOC105197066 gene encoding uncharacterized protein LOC105197066, with product MKLFNQRDTRHAEGANCRGVLLNTLQKKTIDKTSNVAQKAAQEAKAASEAQNIAGQQAARQVKAQLAEKAVQAAKAAKAALSGKEAMVEQLREEVKEAQSVVQEETSSLQQAQVNANAAVQAAQQSQDQLKTLANVVRTAKSNAANAQAAASGAQKSLREKKELLEAAKRRVDELSNQLQNARQDLANTNREAAKASAAAQEAKANAARNKRRLAHLRKIRATRLGVARAS from the exons ATGAAGCTATTC aaTCAAAGAGACACGCGTCATGCTGAAGGTGCGAACTGTCGCGGCGTTTTACTTAATACTTTACAGAAGAAAACTATTGACAAAACCAGCAACGTCGCGCAAAAGGCGGCACAGGAAGCGAAGGCCGCATCCGAAGCGCAAAATATCGCTGGCCAGCAAGCAGCGCGTCAG GTGAAGGCTCAATTGGCGGAGAAGGCGGTTCAAGCTGCAAAAGCCGCTAAGGCAGCCTTATCGGGTAAGGAAGCGATGGTCGAACAGCTGCGGGAGGAAGTGAAGGAGGCACAATCGGTGGTTCAAGAAGAAACATCTTCCTTGCAACAGGCGCAAGTTAACGCCAATGCCGCGGTTCAAGCGGCACAACAGTCACAAGATCAG CTGAAGACTTTGGCGAATGTAGTACGTACAGCCAAATCGAATGCTGCCAATGCACAAGCAGCCGCGAGCGGAGCACAGAAATCAttgcgagaaaaaaaagaattgctgGAAGCCGCCAAAAGGCGAGTGGACGAGTTATCGAACCAACTGCAAAACGCCCGACAAGATCTCGCGAACACGAATCGTGAAGCAGCCAAAGCCAGCGCTGCTGCACAGGAAGCGAAGGCAAACGCCGCTAGGAATAAAAGAAGATTGGCGCATCTCAGAAAAATTCGTGCAACACGTCTGGGTGTAGCGCGAGCTTCTTGA